From Triticum urartu cultivar G1812 chromosome 2, Tu2.1, whole genome shotgun sequence, a single genomic window includes:
- the LOC125534952 gene encoding noroxomaritidine synthase 2-like — MSIMFISMLLVLLVPLYLYLKASSRSKNTSVLPTNWPILHMFRSFMVNAHNLHDYLTLVLAGLGHNFRAHGPPGTGMRFFVTCDPANVRHIFTTNYTNFPKGVEFAAIFDAMGGSLFTVDGEDAATQRGKLKSVLSNPRMIASTEACCRNKVENILLPLLAYMASTDTPFDMQELMSRFMFDLATMSLFGVDPGLLSLDKPPMDVVVALDTVMEVGFFRHAMPTSCWKLMRWLNIGPERKLYTTQKVLRRFLVEMMERRKMDMMERKINTCHVGNDEEQDGVDIMSSYPDYVDDDLSYAKNIGYMLAARDTIGTTLTWIFYNLAQNPNVVSIIRSELSPIASCKVAASVDAMMIFEPHETKSLIYLRAVLYETLRLYPPGPLERKTVAADDIMPSGHEVRAGDTILISLYSLGRMEGVWGNGCLNFNPDRWLSEDGNNLRYVPSHKFLAFNSGPRICLGKEIAVMQMKTVIASVLWNFDVEVIEGQSIQPKPSCILTMKNGLKVKLKKREM, encoded by the coding sequence CACAACTTGCATGACTATCTCACCCTGGTCCTCGCCGGATTAGGCCACAACTTCAGGGCGCATGGCCCACCCGGGACCGGGATgcggttcttcgtcacgtgcgaCCCTGCTAATGTCCGGCACATCTTCACGACCAACTACACCAACTTCCCCAAGGGTGTTGAGTTCGCTGCCATTTTCGACGCCATGGGTGGCAGCCTCTTTACTGTCGATGGCGAAGACGCTGCAACCCAGCGTGGCAAATTGAAGAGCGTGCTCAGCAACCCGCGGATGATTGCCAGTACGGAGGCTTGCTGCCGCAACAAGGTGGAGAACATCCTCCTTCCTTTGCTCGCCTACATGGCGAGCACCGACACTCCTTTTGACATGCAAGAACTGATGTCGAGGTTTATGTTTGACCTGGCTACTATGTCTCTCTTTGGTGTGGATCCTGGCCTCCTATCATTAGACAAACCACCCATGGACGTCGTGGTTGCTCTGGACACAGTCATGGAGGTGGGATTTTTCCGACACGCCATGCCAACCTCTTGCTGGAAATTAATGAGGTGGCTAAACATCGGCCCCGAAAGAAAGCTCTACACAACGCAGAAAGTGCTACGAAGGTTCCTtgtggagatgatggagaggaggaAGATGGATATGATGGAGAGGAAGATCAACACATGTCATGTTGGTAATGACGAGGAACAAGATGGTGTGGATATTATGTCTTCCTACCCAGACTATGTTGACGATGACTTGTCCTATGCCAAGAACATTGGCTACATGCTTGCTGCAAGGGACACAATTGGAACGACCCTGACATGGATTTTCTACAACCTCGCCCAGAACCCAAACGTTGTGTCAATCATCCGTAGTGAACTCTCACCTATTGCATCATGCAAAGTAGCAGCCAGTGTGGATGCCATGATGATCTTTGAGCCGCATGAAACCAAATCTCTAATCTATCTGAGAGCTGTCTTGTACGAAACTCTTAGGTTGTACCCACCGGGACCTTTAGAGCGCAAGACGGTGGCCGCCGATGATATAATGCCGAGTGGCCATGAGGTGCGCGCCGGTGATACCATCCTTATTTCTCTATACTCCCTGGGGAGAATGGAGGGCGTGTGGGGTAATGGCTGTCTCAACTTTAACCCAGATAGGTGGCTCTCGGAAGATGGCAACAATTTGAGGTATGTACCTTCTCACAAGTTCTTGGCATTCAACTCGGGCCCAAGGATATGCCTTGGCAAGGAAATTGCGGTTATGCAGATGAAGACCGTCATCGCCTCAGTGTTGTGGAACTTTGACGTGGAAGTGATAGAAGGGCAAAGTATCCAGCCCAAGCCATCTTGTATATTAACGATGAAAAATGGGCTCAAAGTTAAGCTAAAGAAGCGAGAGATGTAA